From Acomys russatus chromosome 25, mAcoRus1.1, whole genome shotgun sequence, a single genomic window includes:
- the Cd68 gene encoding macrosialin gives MGDGAEGAPGQELVPGLPTNLLLEAQGTGKDCPKKKAATLLPSFTVTPTASPTSSHRLTTTSPANSTVHPTSNGTATSSGHETTPTHNPATTSSHGNATVYPTANGTASTPRFSTSGPHPGPPPPSPSPSPGSKGALGNYTWANDSQPCVQLQAQIQIRILYPTQGGGKAWGISVLNPNKTKVQGGCDKANPHLPLSFPYGQLTFGFKQDLQQSPGVVYLNYMAVEYNVSFPQADQWTFSAQNPSLRLLHAPLGRSFCCRNSSIALSPAVRIDLLSLRLQAAQLPDTGRFGPCFSCPGDQSLLLPLIIGLVLLGLLTLVLLAFCISRRRQPAYQPL, from the exons atgggagatgggGCAGAGGGAGCTCCTGGGCAGGAACTTGTACCTGGGTTGCCAACCAATCTCTTGCTGGAAGCCCAAGGAACAGGGAAAGACTGTCCTAAAAAAAAAGCCGCTACTCTGCTGCCATCCTTCACGGTGACACCTACAGCAAGCCCTACGAGCAGCCACAGGCTCACCACCACCAGTCCCGCCAACAGCACAGTTCATCCTACAAGTAATGGTACTGCTACCAGCTCTGGACATGAAACTACCCCTACGCACAACCCCGCCACCACCAGCAGCCATGGGAACGCCACAGTTTATCCCACCGCGAACGGCACTGCTAGTACTCCAAGGTTCTCCACCAGCGGCCCTCATCCTGGACCACCTCCACCCTCTCCAAGTCCTAGTCCCGGCTCCAAGGGGGCTCTTGGAAACTACACATGGGCTAATGATTCCCAGCCATGTGTTCAGCTCCAAGCCCAAATTCAGATTCGAATCCTGTACCCAACCCAGGGTGGAGGAAAG GCCTGGGGCATCTCTGTATTGAATCCCAACAAAACCAAGGTCCAGGGGGGCTGCGACAAGGCCAatccccacctgcctctctcaTTTCCTTATGGACAGCTCACCTTTGGATTCAAGCAG GACCTGCAGCAGAGCCCGGGTGTAGTCTACCTCAACTACATGGCAGTGGAGTACAATGTGTCCTTCCCGCAGGCCGACC AGTGGACCTTCTCGGCTCAGAACCCATCTCTTCGGCTGCTCCACGCGCCCCTAGGCCGGAGCTTCTGCTGCAGGAACTCAAGCATTGCTCTTTCCCCAGCTGTTCGCATCGACCTGCTCTCCCTGCGGCTGCAGGCTGCTCAGCTGCCTGACACAGGGCGCTTCGGGCCAT GTTTCTCTTGCCCTGGTGACCAGTCCCTCTTGCTGCCCCTCATCATTGGCCTGGTCCTCCTCGGTCTCCTCACCTTGGTGCTCCTCGCCTTCTGCATTTCCAGGAGACGACAACCAGCCTACCAGCCCCTTTGA
- the Eif4a1 gene encoding eukaryotic initiation factor 4A-I isoform X1: MSASQDSRSRDNGPDGMEPEGVIESNWNEIVDSFDDMNLSESLLRGIYAYGFEKPSAIQQRAILPCIKGYDVIAQAQSGTGKTATFAISILQQIELDLKATQALVLAPTRELAQQIQKVVMALGDYMGASCHACIGGTNVRAEVQKLQMEAPHIIVGTPGRVFDMLNRRYLSPKYIKMFVLDEADEMLSRGFKDQIYDIFQKLNSNTQVVLLSATMPSDVLEVTKKFMRDPIRILVKKEELTLEGIRQFYINVEREEWKLDTLCDLYETLTITQAVIFINTRRKVDWLTEKMHARDFTVSAMHGDMDQKERDVIMREFRSGSSRVLITTDLLARGIDVQQVSLVINYDLPTNRENYIHRIGRGGRFGRKGVAINMVTEEDKRTLRDIETFYNTSIEEMPLNVADLI, encoded by the exons ATGTCTGCGAGTCAGGATTCTCG ATCCAGAGACAATGGCCCCGATGGGATGGAGCCTGAAGGCGTCATcgag AGCAACTGGAATGAGATTGTGGATAGCTTTGATGACATGAATCTCTCCGAATCCCTCCTCCGTGGTATCTATGCCTATGGTTTTGAGAAGCCCTCTGCCATTCAGCAGCGAGCTATTCTTCCTTGTATCAAGG GTTATGATGTGATTGCTCAGGCCCAGTCTGGCACTGGGAAGACGGCTACGTTTGCCATATCAATCCTGCAGCAGATCGAGTTAGATCTGAAGGCTACTCAGGCTCTGGTTCTGGCACCCACTCGTGAATTGGCACAGCAG ATACAAAAGGTTGTGATGGCGTTAGGAGACTACATGGGTGCCTCCTGTCATGCCTGCATTGGGGGAACCAATGTGCGTGCTGAGGTGCAGAAGCTGCAAATGGAAGCTCCCCATATCATCGTGGGCACCCCCGGCCGGGTGTTTGATATGCTTAACCGGAGATACTTGT CCCCTAAATACATCAAGATGTTTGTGCTGGATGAAGCAGATGAAATGTTAAGCCGTGGGTTCAAGGACCAGATCTATGATATATTTCAGAAGCTTAACAGCAACACACAG GTAGTTTTGTTGTCTGCTACAATGCCTTCTGACGTCCTTGAAGTGACCAAGAAGTTCATGAGAGACCCCATTCGGATTCTTGTCAAGAAGGAAGAGTTGACCCTGGAGGGTATCCGCCAGTTCTACATCAATGTGGAGCGAGAG GAGTGGAAGCTCGATACGCTGTGTGACTTGTATGAGACCCTGACTATCACCCAGGCGGTGATCTTCATCAATACCAGAAGGAAGGTGGATTGGCTGACGGAGAAGATGCACGCCCGGGATTTCACTGTTTCTGCCATG CATGGAGATATGGACCAAAAGGAACGAGATGTGATCATGAGGGAGTTCCGGTCTGGTTCTAGCAGAGTATTGATTACCACTGACCTGTTG GCCAGAGGCATTGATGTGCAGCAGGTCTCCCTAGTCATCAATTATGACCTTCCCACCAACAGGGAAAACTACATCCACAG aatTGGCCGAGGTGGTCGGTTTGGCCGTAAGGGTGTGGCTATTAACATGGTGACAGAAGAAGACAAGAGGACTCTTCGAGACATTGAGACTTTCTACAACACCTCCATTGAAGAGATGCCCCTCAATGTTGCTGACCTCATTTGA
- the Eif4a1 gene encoding eukaryotic initiation factor 4A-I isoform X2 codes for MPMVLRSPLPFSSELFFLVSRIQKVVMALGDYMGASCHACIGGTNVRAEVQKLQMEAPHIIVGTPGRVFDMLNRRYLSPKYIKMFVLDEADEMLSRGFKDQIYDIFQKLNSNTQVVLLSATMPSDVLEVTKKFMRDPIRILVKKEELTLEGIRQFYINVEREEWKLDTLCDLYETLTITQAVIFINTRRKVDWLTEKMHARDFTVSAMHGDMDQKERDVIMREFRSGSSRVLITTDLLARGIDVQQVSLVINYDLPTNRENYIHRIGRGGRFGRKGVAINMVTEEDKRTLRDIETFYNTSIEEMPLNVADLI; via the exons ATGCCTATGGTTTTGAGAAGCCCTCTGCCATTCAGCAGCGAGCTATTCTTCCTTGTATCAAGG ATACAAAAGGTTGTGATGGCGTTAGGAGACTACATGGGTGCCTCCTGTCATGCCTGCATTGGGGGAACCAATGTGCGTGCTGAGGTGCAGAAGCTGCAAATGGAAGCTCCCCATATCATCGTGGGCACCCCCGGCCGGGTGTTTGATATGCTTAACCGGAGATACTTGT CCCCTAAATACATCAAGATGTTTGTGCTGGATGAAGCAGATGAAATGTTAAGCCGTGGGTTCAAGGACCAGATCTATGATATATTTCAGAAGCTTAACAGCAACACACAG GTAGTTTTGTTGTCTGCTACAATGCCTTCTGACGTCCTTGAAGTGACCAAGAAGTTCATGAGAGACCCCATTCGGATTCTTGTCAAGAAGGAAGAGTTGACCCTGGAGGGTATCCGCCAGTTCTACATCAATGTGGAGCGAGAG GAGTGGAAGCTCGATACGCTGTGTGACTTGTATGAGACCCTGACTATCACCCAGGCGGTGATCTTCATCAATACCAGAAGGAAGGTGGATTGGCTGACGGAGAAGATGCACGCCCGGGATTTCACTGTTTCTGCCATG CATGGAGATATGGACCAAAAGGAACGAGATGTGATCATGAGGGAGTTCCGGTCTGGTTCTAGCAGAGTATTGATTACCACTGACCTGTTG GCCAGAGGCATTGATGTGCAGCAGGTCTCCCTAGTCATCAATTATGACCTTCCCACCAACAGGGAAAACTACATCCACAG aatTGGCCGAGGTGGTCGGTTTGGCCGTAAGGGTGTGGCTATTAACATGGTGACAGAAGAAGACAAGAGGACTCTTCGAGACATTGAGACTTTCTACAACACCTCCATTGAAGAGATGCCCCTCAATGTTGCTGACCTCATTTGA